One genomic window of Phycisphaerales bacterium includes the following:
- a CDS encoding rhodanese-like domain-containing protein has translation MRFVGRLAIILLVAVGAALAHSMQWPITRDVADALQRRGGDGATQPARPSPEVVEPEASTSGDALEPGDSDPAPAPDPDPGEQPEELPDYYISVERAYEYWEEGMAFIDARTDGERTDGTIEGSFHLETRDFISGTSAQVLGQIDLAFPVIIFCGGGECDASENVAQRLIGRGYAEVYIMHEGYGAWQAAGHPTEPVGGG, from the coding sequence ATGCGATTCGTCGGTCGGCTCGCCATCATCCTGCTCGTGGCCGTCGGGGCCGCCTTGGCCCATTCCATGCAGTGGCCGATCACGCGCGACGTCGCTGACGCGCTGCAGCGTCGCGGTGGTGATGGTGCGACCCAGCCGGCACGGCCGTCGCCAGAAGTCGTCGAGCCCGAGGCTTCGACGAGTGGCGATGCGCTTGAACCAGGCGATTCCGATCCTGCTCCGGCCCCCGATCCCGACCCGGGCGAACAGCCCGAAGAACTGCCCGACTACTACATCTCCGTCGAACGGGCGTACGAGTACTGGGAAGAGGGCATGGCCTTCATCGATGCGCGGACCGACGGGGAGCGCACGGATGGCACCATCGAGGGCTCGTTCCACCTCGAGACGCGCGACTTCATCAGCGGTACGAGCGCCCAGGTGCTGGGCCAGATCGACCTCGCGTTCCCTGTCATCATCTTCTGCGGTGGCGGCGAGTGCGATGCGTCGGAGAACGTCGCCCAGCGGCTCATCGGCCGCGGCTATGCCGAGGTCTACATCATGCACGAGGGCTACGGCGCCTGGCAGGCCGCTGGTCACCCGACCGAGCCGGTGGGGGGTGGCTGA
- a CDS encoding DUF1573 domain-containing protein, translated as MDITARATILGALGVGVCLTLSPTSLLAQQAGTATQEAEQAAQQDQEALPTFELETPIVDMGTILDTEPVSGTIRFRNSGNMSLTVPSVSSTCGCTVAELPKNEFEPGESVELEVTFDPRGKTAGRHEQTVTFRTNDRANPMVAVKVRAFIKPLISIEPLQVNLGAVTKHTRKETLISLTGSQESFEAFHVTLVGDGAKYFDVEILGTDPLQVEGETVARTDILVSLRDDAPPGRAQALAAVRTNEDRRKLVTVPVGAQVEGDVVINPTRMSLGTLSVGRQVDEVIEIRHGRNEAFRITGVELRPLQPTDMAPMAIDYSVEPMDAEAGANGKAVDAYRVRLVMPSIEQAGRIRGNFVVLTDVPLEEEVKLPYVGRIVDTRAGE; from the coding sequence ATGGACATCACTGCACGAGCGACCATCCTCGGAGCCTTGGGCGTGGGCGTCTGCCTGACGCTTTCGCCGACCAGCCTGCTGGCACAGCAGGCCGGCACCGCCACGCAGGAGGCCGAGCAAGCCGCGCAACAGGACCAGGAAGCCCTGCCGACGTTCGAGCTCGAGACGCCGATCGTCGACATGGGCACGATCCTGGACACCGAGCCCGTGTCGGGCACGATCCGCTTCCGCAACTCGGGCAACATGAGCCTGACCGTGCCGAGCGTGAGCAGCACGTGCGGCTGCACGGTGGCCGAGCTTCCCAAGAACGAGTTCGAGCCGGGCGAGTCGGTCGAGCTCGAGGTGACCTTCGACCCGCGTGGCAAGACCGCCGGCCGTCACGAGCAGACGGTGACCTTCCGGACCAACGACCGCGCCAACCCGATGGTGGCCGTCAAGGTCCGCGCGTTCATCAAGCCGCTCATCTCGATCGAGCCGCTGCAAGTGAACCTGGGCGCCGTGACCAAGCACACGCGCAAGGAAACGCTGATCAGCCTGACCGGTTCGCAGGAGAGCTTCGAAGCCTTCCACGTCACGCTCGTGGGTGATGGCGCGAAGTACTTTGACGTCGAGATCCTCGGCACCGACCCGCTCCAGGTCGAGGGCGAGACGGTCGCGCGGACGGACATCCTCGTCTCGCTCCGTGACGACGCGCCTCCCGGCCGGGCCCAGGCGCTTGCGGCCGTCCGGACGAACGAGGACCGCCGCAAGCTCGTCACCGTGCCCGTCGGCGCGCAGGTCGAGGGCGACGTCGTGATCAATCCCACGCGCATGTCGCTGGGCACGCTGAGCGTGGGCCGCCAGGTCGACGAGGTCATCGAGATCCGCCACGGCCGCAACGAGGCATTCCGGATCACCGGCGTCGAGCTGCGTCCGCTGCAGCCCACCGACATGGCGCCGATGGCGATCGACTACTCGGTCGAGCCCATGGACGCCGAAGCCGGCGCGAATGGCAAGGCCGTCGACGCCTACCGCGTGCGTCTGGTGATGCCCAGCATCGAACAGGCCGGCCGGATCCGCGGCAACTTCGTCGTGCTCACCGACGTGCCGCTCGAAGAAGAGGTGAAGCTGCCGTACGTCGGCCGCATCGTCGACACCCGCGCGGGCGAGTGA